From a single Arachis hypogaea cultivar Tifrunner chromosome 3, arahy.Tifrunner.gnm2.J5K5, whole genome shotgun sequence genomic region:
- the LOC112789949 gene encoding uncharacterized protein — MSSSLLSFLVVSPYFCHRLPALAIFLLWPPCPNPQHCAGHRLLCHPLHRASASHLLHPSFVFTSPFLLWSIFSTSAFVSAILCLAVFALLDSLLRVVIFRDGTYLTLKEVFESLD, encoded by the exons ATGTCGTCTTCTTTGCTCTCCTTCCTTGTGGTTTCACCTTACTTTTGTCATCGCCTTCCTGCTTTGGCCATTTTCCTGCTCTGGCCACCATGTCCTAACCCTCAACATTGCGCTGGCCACCGTCTTCTTTGTCATCCCCTCCACCGCGCCTCCGCCTCGCATCTGCTACATCCCTCGTTTGTATTTACCTCGCCATTTCTGCTTTGGTCGATTTTCTCTACTAGTGCGTTCGTCTCTGCCATTCTCTGCCTCGCCGTTTTTGCTTTGCTCGATTCTCTGCTGAGG GTTGTAATATTTAGAGATGGGACATATCTGAccttaaaagaagtttttgagagtTTGGACTAG